The Mercurialis annua linkage group LG8, ddMerAnnu1.2, whole genome shotgun sequence genome window below encodes:
- the LOC126659674 gene encoding subtilisin-like protease SBT1.4, protein MASSSIYFLLIFFSFASVCLSSPLSNQPKTFIIHTSNSHKPILYNTHHDWYHSIINSLHSDHHQAKILYTYNRAANGFSAHLTLSQASILRDIPGIISVVPDQIRQHHTSRTPHFLGLSSDSGLWPNGDYGEDIIIAVLDTGAWPGHPSFSDDHLTPVPGEWQGVCETSADFPVGSCNKKLIGARAYYKGILAYQGENVDEPTDSYTPRDTEGHGTHTASTAAGSSVYNASLFRYAKGEARGMASKARIAAYKICWSVGCSDADILAAMEQAIIDGVHVISLSVGANVAPHYDQDSLAVGAFKATQHGIIVSCSAGNSGPGPSTVVNIAPWILTVGASTIDREFQANVILGDGTVLRGGSLYGKRRPVLKRPLLYSGSLGNRFCLPDGFNSSVRGSIVVCVHGRIGRAAKGNAVKLAGGRGMIYVNIGDELTADAHVLPAATIGVASRDILHDYLIADPSPTATIVFRGTVIGDSPSSPGVASFSSRGPNRITPEILKPDVIAPGVNILAGWTGDAAPSGLDSDRRRVKFNIISGTSMSCPHVSGIAALLRKAYPSWSPAAIKSALMTTSYNLDNSGTDIIDLASGRKSTPFVHGAGHVDPNSALNPGLVYDMETSDYISFLCSIGYDAQQIAVFVDEATSCDNMILPSPGSINYPSFSVVFKSTTDVVTYKRVVKNVGSSVDAVYDVKVNAPENVDITVSPSTLVFSAENQSLSYEVMFASSVSSGGPIAQSFGSIQWSDATDHTVRSPIAVQWLQGQGEARASI, encoded by the coding sequence ATGGCCTCTTCCTCTATCTATTTCCttctcatatttttttcttttgcctCTGTCTGCTTGTCCTCACCATTGTCAAACCAACCCAAAACCTTCATAATCCACACTTCAAATTCACATAAACCGATCCTTTATAACACTCATCATGACTGGTATCACTCCATCATCAATTCTCTACATTCTGATCACCACCAAGCCAAGATCCTCTACACCTATAACCGCGCCGCCAACGGCTTCTCGGCCCACCTGACTCTGTCGCAGGCATCAATACTACGCGATATTCCCGGCATTATCTCTGTCGTACCGGACCAAATTCGCCAGCACCACACTTCACGCACTCCTCATTTCTTAGGTCTTTCATCTGATTCTGGTCTCTGGCCTAATGGGGATTATGGTGAGGACATCATCATCGCGGTTCTTGATACTGGTGCTTGGCCAGGGCATCCTAGTTTCTCGGATGACCATTTGACTCCTGTTCCTGGTGAATGGCAAGGTGTTTGTGAAACATCAGCGGATTTTCCAGTTGGTTCTTGTAATAAGAAACTTATTGGCGCTAGAGCTTATTATAAAGGGATTCTTGCATATCAAGGCGAAAATGTCGATGAACCGACTGATTCCTATACTCCAAGAGATACTGAGGGTCATGGAACACACACTGCATCAACTGCTGCAGGTTCATCAGTCTATAACGCGAGCCTTTTCCGATATGCAAAAGGCGAAGCTCGAGGTATGGCATCCAAGGCGAGAATCGCAGCTTATAAGATTTGTTGGAGTGTGGGTTGTTCTGACGCCGACATTCTTGCTGCTATGGAGCAAGCAATTATAGACGGTGTTCATGTCATTTCTCTATCAGTTGGTGCTAATGTTGCTCCTCACTATGATCAAGATTCACTTGCCGTCGGTGCTTTCAAAGCTACACAGCATGGAATTATCGTCTCTTGCTCAGCTGGTAACTCTGGTCCAGGTCCCTCCACAGTAGTAAACATCGCGCCTTGGATTCTAACCGTTGGTGCTTCCACCATTGACAGAGAGTTCCAAGCTAATGTTATCCTCGGCGATGGGACCGTCTTACGTGGAGGATCTCTCTACGGTAAGCGACGTCCTGTGCTTAAGCGTCCATTACTATATAGTGGTAGCCTCGGAAATAGGTTTTGTTTACCGGATGGTTTCAATTCGTCGGTTCGAGGAAGTATTGTGGTGTGTGTTCATGGAAGAATTGGGAGAGCCGCGAAAGGAAATGCGGTGAAACTTGCAGGTGGCCGCGGAATGATATATGTGAATATTGGTGACGAACTTACTGCTGATGCTCATGTTTTACCGGCCGCTACGATTGGTGTAGCTTCTAGAGACATATTGCATGATTATTTAATAGCGGACCCTTCTCCTACTGCAACAATTGTTTTTCGTGGAACAGTAATTGGTGATTCACCTTCATCTCCTGGAGTTGCATCCTTTTCGAGCCGCGGTCCGAATCGTATAACACCTGAGATTTTGAAGCCTGATGTTATTGCTCCCGGGGTGAACATCCTTGCCGGATGGACAGGAGATGCTGCACCATCAGGTTTAGACAGTGATCGTAGGAGAgttaaatttaacataatttcaGGCACATCAATGTCATGTCCACATGTTAGTGGAATTGCAGCTTTGCTTAGAAAAGCATATCCAAGTTGGTCTCCTGCTGCTATAAAATCAGCTCTAATGACTACTTCTTATAACTTGGATAACTCTGGAACAGACATTATTGACCTTGCTAGTGGTCGAAAGTCAACACCTTTTGTTCATGGTGCTGGCCATGTTGATCCCAACAGTGCTCTTAATCCTGGACTCGTTTACGACATGGAAACTAGCGATTACATCTCGTTTCTTTGCTCGATCGGGTATGATGCACAGCAAATTGCAGTTTTTGTTGACGAGGCTACAAGTTGCGACAACATGATATTGCCTAGTCCGGGCAGTATTAACTATCCATCGTTTTCGGTTGTTTTCAAATCCACAACTGATGTGGTTACGTACAAACGTGTGGTTAAGAATGTTGGTAGCTCTGTTGATGCGGTTTATGATGTTAAGGTCAATGCTCCTGAAAATGTAGACATTACAGTCTCGCCGAGTACACTTGTGTTCAGCGCAGAAAATCAAAGTTTGTCGTACGAGGTTATGTTCGCGAGTTCTGTTAGCTCGGGGGGACCAATCGCTCAAAGTTTTGGGTCAATTCAATGGAGTGATGCGACTGATCACACGGTTAGGAGTCCCATTGCTGTGCAATGGCTACAAGGTCAAGGAGAGGCTAGGGCTTCCATTTGA